One genomic segment of Novisyntrophococcus fermenticellae includes these proteins:
- a CDS encoding nucleoside/nucleotide kinase family protein — MGKIFYIMGKSASGKDRIYESLIKDPMISLTPLVLYTTRPIRSGETQGKEYYFVDQDKLDELRAAGKIIEERVYETVHGKWFYFTADDGQVDLQNGNYLGIGTLESYIKLQKYYGNEVLCPVYVEVEDGIRLERALRREKLQANPKYAELCRRFLADNEDFKEEHIQEAGITRRFQNSEDFTKCMEEIRIFIQEHQKTL; from the coding sequence ATGGGTAAAATATTTTATATTATGGGTAAAAGTGCGTCCGGAAAGGATCGGATATATGAAAGCCTGATAAAGGATCCGATGATATCTTTGACTCCTCTGGTGCTTTATACCACCCGGCCGATAAGAAGCGGTGAAACACAGGGAAAAGAATACTATTTTGTAGATCAGGATAAGCTGGATGAATTACGGGCTGCAGGAAAGATTATAGAGGAGCGTGTATACGAAACAGTTCATGGTAAATGGTTTTATTTTACGGCAGATGACGGGCAGGTTGATTTGCAAAACGGAAATTATCTGGGCATCGGAACGCTGGAGTCGTATATTAAACTTCAAAAGTATTATGGTAACGAAGTTCTTTGCCCTGTTTATGTGGAGGTAGAGGATGGGATTCGCCTGGAGAGGGCGCTTCGGCGGGAAAAATTACAGGCGAACCCAAAGTATGCAGAGCTTTGCCGTCGCTTTTTGGCTGACAATGAAGATTTTAAAGAAGAGCACATCCAGGAAGCGGGAATCACCCGACGCTTTCAGAACAGTGAAGATTTTACAAAGTGTA